In Toxotes jaculatrix isolate fToxJac2 chromosome 11, fToxJac2.pri, whole genome shotgun sequence, a single genomic region encodes these proteins:
- the LOC121189655 gene encoding equilibrative nucleoside transporter 1-like translates to MTAINAPRDKYNAVWIIFFILGLGTLLPWNFFMTATMYFTSRLKDPPTGLSSNQSANETSVAGDSRNVLESKFNNVMTLCAMVPLLIFTCLNSFIHQRIPQKLRISGSLTVILVVFLLTAVLVKVDMAPLPFFTLTMIKIICINSFGAILQGSLFGLAGMLPASYTAPIMSGQGLAGTFAAFSMICALATGSALQDSAFGYFITACVVILLAIMSYLALPRMEFFQYYIESNGSRPSADEENKMDLLKKDSPAEKRPVVSLMEDEAKPSVSVVNIFKQIWVMALSVCFIFTVTIGTFPAVTVEVKSTVAEGGAWETYFIPVSCFLLFNVMDWAGRSLTAVCMWPGKDSIWLPVLVGLRVVFIPLFMLCNVEPRYYLPVVFSHDAWYIIFMIFFSFSNGYLASLCMCFGPKKVPQHEAETAGAIMAFFLSLGLALGAAVSFAFRAII, encoded by the exons ATGACAGCCATCAATGCACCTCGGGACAA ATACAATGCAGTATGGATCATTTTCTTCATCCTGGGTTTGGGAACCCTCTTACCATGGAATTTCTTCATGACGGCAACAATG TACTTCACCAGTAGGCTGAAGGACCCACCCACTGGCCTGTCCTCCAATCAGTCGGCTAACGAGACTTCGGTGGCTGGAGATAGTCGCAATGTGCTGGAGTCGAAGTTTAACAATGTGATGACCCTGTGCGCCATGGTGCCTCTGCTCATTTTCACCTGCCTCAACTCCTTCATACACCAAAG gatTCCTCAGAAGCTGCGTATCTCAGGCAGCCTGACAGTCATCCTGGTGGTTTTCCTTCTGACAGCGGTTTTGGTCAAGGTGGACATGGCCCCGCTGCCCTTCTTCACCCTTACAATGATCAAAATTATCTGCATCAACT CGTTCGGAGCGATTCTTCAGGGCAGTCTGTTCGGGCTGGCAGGGATGCTGCCTGCCTCCTACACCGCTCCCATCATGAGCGGACAGGGGCTGGCCGGCACCTTCGCCGCTTTCTCCATGATCTGCGCTCTGGCCa CTGGATCGGCTCTGCAGGACAGTGCGTTTGGTTACTTCATCACAGCCTGTGTTGTTATTCTTCTGGCCATCATGTCCTACCTCGCTCTGCCCAGGATG GAGTTTTTCCAGTACTACATCGAAAGCAATGGATCCAGACCCTCTGCTGATGAGGAGAACAAGATGGACTTACTCAAAAAAG acAGTCCAGCGGAGAAGCGACCAGTGGTGAGCCTGATGGAGGACGAGGCCAAACCCAGCGTGTCTGTGGTAAACATCTTCAAACAG ATCTGGGTGATGGCTCTGTCAGTGTGCTTCATCTTCACCGTCACCATCGGAACATTCCCAGCCGTGACCGTCGAGGTCAAGTCCACTGTAGCAGAGGGAGGCGCCTGGG AAACTTACTTCATCCCTGTGTcatgtttcctcctcttcaaCGTGATGGACTGGGCTGGCAGGAGTCTGACGGCCGTCTGTATGTGG ccgGGTAAAGACAGTATCTGGCTTCCTGTCCTGGTGGGTCTGCGGGTTGTTTTCATCCCTCTGTTCATGCTGTGCAACGTCGAGCCTCGATACTACCTCCCTGTGGTGTTTAGCCACGACGCCTGGTACATCATCTTCATgatcttcttctccttctccaacGGATACCTGGCCAGTCTCTGCATGTGCTTTGGACCTAA GAAGGTGCCGCAACATGAGGCTGAGACAGCAGGAGCCATCATGGCCTTCTTCTTGTCCCTCGGCTTGGCGCTGGGTGCTGCAGTGTCATTTGCTTTCCGGGCCATAATCTAA